The Lysobacter gummosus genome includes a region encoding these proteins:
- a CDS encoding alpha/beta hydrolase: MPSQPPIRHALLIHGAGAGGWEWNVWRDLLHVRGVDTLAPDLQPSPQGIEATTLDDYRDQMRAALAALPRPRAVIGASLGGLLAWLCGDLADAMVLINPLRPQPWAWPAIPGADAAARPAREWPDLIAWRRHARLATTRAAMPDADEAAILYAQRRWRDESGAVLRRALAGVEAPRPACPVLCIASRGDEDVEPQLTARFAAAIGANLIVGPGSHVGPLLGRDAARTAAQAADWLSAR, from the coding sequence ATGCCTTCGCAGCCGCCGATCCGCCACGCCCTGCTGATCCACGGCGCCGGTGCCGGCGGCTGGGAGTGGAATGTGTGGCGCGATCTGCTGCACGTGCGCGGCGTGGACACGCTGGCGCCCGACCTGCAGCCGTCGCCGCAAGGTATCGAAGCGACCACGCTGGACGACTACCGCGACCAGATGCGCGCCGCGCTGGCGGCCTTGCCGCGTCCGCGCGCGGTGATCGGCGCCAGCCTCGGCGGCCTGCTGGCCTGGCTGTGCGGCGATCTGGCCGATGCGATGGTCCTGATCAACCCGCTGCGGCCGCAACCGTGGGCGTGGCCGGCGATCCCAGGCGCCGACGCCGCGGCGCGCCCCGCGCGCGAATGGCCCGACCTCATCGCCTGGCGCCGCCATGCGCGCCTGGCCACGACCCGCGCCGCCATGCCCGATGCCGACGAGGCCGCGATCCTCTACGCCCAGCGCCGCTGGCGCGACGAATCCGGCGCCGTCCTGCGCCGCGCCCTGGCCGGCGTCGAAGCGCCGCGGCCGGCCTGCCCGGTGCTGTGCATCGCCTCGCGGGGCGACGAAGACGTGGAACCGCAACTCACCGCCCGGTTCGCCGCCGCGATCGGCGCCAATCTGATCGTCGGTCCCGGCAGCCATGTCGGCCCCTTGTTGGGCCGCGACGCGGCGCGGACGGCCGCGCAGGCGGCCGACTGGCTGTCGGCGAGGTAA